In a genomic window of Scyliorhinus torazame isolate Kashiwa2021f chromosome 5, sScyTor2.1, whole genome shotgun sequence:
- the LOC140418283 gene encoding uncharacterized protein gives MEKPWKCGDCGMGCYSPSEMQTHRRIHTGERPFICSVCGKGFTLSSHLLTHQLVHTDERPFKCADCEKSFKSRNYLLTHQRTHTGERPFTCSVCGKGFICASHLQTHQLVHTDQRPFKCADCEKSFRSRNNLLTHQRTHTGERPFTCLECGKGFNDLSNLRTHHQVHSDQRPFKCADCEKSYKSRNNLLIHQRTHTGERPFTCSVCGKRFTCSSDLVIHQFVHTDQRPFKCADCEKSFKSKKHLMSHQRTHTGERPFTCSMCGKRFTCSSDLLKHQRVHTGERPYTCPMCEKKFTRSSDLTSHQLVHTDQKPFKCSECEKRFKRKTSLRKHQRVHTETES, from the coding sequence atggagaaaccgtggaaatgtggggactgtgggatgggatgctATTCTCCGTCTGAAATGcaaactcatcgacgtattcacactggggaaaggccgttcatctgctctgtgtgtgggaagggattcactctgtcatcccacctcctgacacaccaacttgttcatactgatgagagaccgtttaaatgtgctgactgtgagaagagctttaaaagcagaaattatttactgacacaccaacgcactcacactggggagaggccgttcacctgctccgtgtgtgggaagggattcatttgtgCATCTCACCTccagacacaccaacttgttcatactgatcagagaccttttaaatgtgctgactgtgagaagagctttagaagcagaaataatttactgacacatcaacgcactcacactggggagaggccattcacctgtctggaatgtgggaagggatttaatgatttgtcaaacctccggactcaccatcaggttcactctgaccagagaccgtttaaatgtgctgactgtgagaagagctataaaagcagaaataatttactgatacatcaacgcactcacactggggagaggccattcacctgctccgtgtgtgggaagagattcacatgtTCATCCGACCTTGTGATacaccaatttgttcacactgatcagagaccttttaaatgtgctgactgtgagaagagttttaaaagtAAAAAGCATTTAATGTCACATCAAcggactcacactggggagaggccgttcacctgctccatgtgtgggaagagattcacatgttcatccgaccttctgaaacaccagcgagttcacactggggagagaccgtacacttgccccatgtgtgagaagaaattcactcggtcatccgacctgacttcacaccaacttgttcacactgatcagaaaccttttaaatgttctgaatgtgaaaagagatttaaaagaaaaacaagtctgcggaaacaccagcgagttcacactgaaacagaatcatag